The following are encoded together in the Blautia obeum ATCC 29174 genome:
- a CDS encoding helix-turn-helix domain-containing protein has product MEMSATQKVGQEIKKVRYRMGMTQKELGKLIGKSESQIGAYENASASITLDVLFKIAEVTKTKPEELITGPAKKEVKTGWDAELRIYGLEDRKTVMTILAVNGYDVGQHKKQVTPTGKAVAYYVHATDRKENADTSK; this is encoded by the coding sequence ATGGAAATGAGCGCAACACAGAAAGTAGGACAGGAAATTAAGAAAGTCAGATATCGCATGGGAATGACACAGAAAGAATTAGGAAAACTCATTGGAAAGAGCGAGAGCCAGATTGGAGCATATGAAAACGCATCTGCAAGTATTACACTGGATGTTCTTTTCAAAATTGCGGAGGTTACTAAAACCAAACCGGAAGAGCTGATTACTGGTCCAGCAAAGAAAGAGGTAAAAACAGGATGGGATGCAGAACTCAGAATATATGGTCTGGAAGATCGAAAAACGGTTATGACAATCCTGGCGGTGAATGGTTACGATGTAGGGCAGCACAAAAAGCAGGTGACGCCCACCGGAAAGGCAGTTGCATATTATGTACACGCCACTGACAGGAAAGAGAATGCGGACACCTCAAAATGA